Proteins from one Actinobacillus delphinicola genomic window:
- a CDS encoding YadA-like family protein has protein sequence MNKIFKVVFSKNLQRFVVTSELAKGHTKASTTDKTINLIRPFTFIKSLLALSIGAALMTPTSVFAADKSAADQCVPSLNIINNKLQLGQLPKGCELRKGWVDSVEKTYSLKYGNVYANNIGLQQWTNDPVHFQTVNLSNLPNSSQAVQIGIYANAGERSTAVGWGATANDQSGVAVGLQTVASDIQAVSVGSRTIASGNQSTALGNDTVAGGYSSVALGSDDVAVRFRDEFSLQRMMENFVNKAGLKTQSDQDYFEQIVKKLTVKKNGASLELGTGSGSAFEKLSQSDKEFLEKLKYAGNMSLSNFLSKYYLSVGLADPNCTGNSCKLEWTNHAIYSPTFAGGIGAVAIGPRAIADGEVATTVGTLSFALGDHSSAFGFRSFVSKKSIGGTAFGEASHVFGINGTAVGHQAESTNANASAFGNGAHAVGNSSLALGDNAAANAEVSNKSSFTAAVKAQHNAMKINSSETISPTLKDFEFKYKETGTPYLTMKTEDGKETVNVKKTAKFGDHAISIGHLVLADGDRSTVIGNSAYVGGNDSLGIGTATYVDANAANAVAVGTGSYVSQKGSVAIGNLATSNSEKGIALGASAIANSLSGVALGSASHADRVSLVSNGTQVTINEKPTVNAHQVYAPVSTKADDQFGQAIISTVKGNLGAISVGNDTATRQITHVAAGTADDDAVNVAQLKAVAAHTGGVTRYQGDMGDSDNKVLTRTSEQTLGVKTTKDWTGKDGAHYTGDNLETYTTADGIQIGMKDTPTFKTITLTNGNKGGNNSVTLTPTEKGLSFGDKQLSGVTSSATTFTPQGLTGEGVTDKNAPLLQFNNPAPSDTVQHSVATVGDLMNLGWIVSAGKTDSSSTYKDVVKNANEVHFVGSDGIIVDGQTNSDGVREIKITLDKDTLAKDDRFKGPKGDRGETGPAGPMGPQGIPGPVGPQGPAGKQGKEGPAGPRGATGPKGDQGEMGPQGKQGEPGERGPVGPIGPQGPRGEQGLQGPAGPEGKTGPQGPAGERGPVGPQGERGPKGDTGPKGEQGPIGPEGPQGKQGDIGPQGPEGKPGKQGPVGPKGAPGERGPAGERGPKGDTGPVGPKGDRGPVGPQGPAGKDGAQGPKGERGETGPQGPVGPVGPMGPKGETGATGPQGPRGETGAQGQKGDRGEIGPQGPAGKPGERGPVGPQGPAGKDGAQGPRGERGETGPQGPVGPMGAKGETGATGPQGPKGDRGEIGPEGPQGEKGDTGPRGPKGDRGEQGPAGEKGPKGDTGPRGPAGERGPAGPVGPRGEQGPAGPEGKTGPQGPAGERGPVGPRGETGPQGPIGPKGEQGPAGKDGAQGPRGERGETGLQGPVGPMGPKGETGATGPQGPKGDRGEQGPAGEKGPKGDTGPRGPAGERGPAGPVGPRGEQGPAGPKGETGPRGPQGPAGKDGKNGKDGKDGSGSVKLGDSTTVSGTGTIADPYRINVTSGDIKVYDGKDANKPQGKLYVGNLPAGSTPEKQKELTNALNQAKKAVQTQENELKTAQEALKAKPDDSAAKTKVQESEKALTTAQDNLTKAQENYQNAGFGKVATVQNVVDAINQSGFNLEAEGAHTALINPGHTVNLTGKPTTKVGSTDKSDAGNIVITQSTENGKTTVHFDLNKNLDLSKTVNGKTEQGSIGGLADHLPTPANTTKSENAPTVDETKGHQAATINDVLNAGWNLQNNTTPIDFVKPYDTVNFANGNGTQITVTADSAHKVNTVKVDINVDGKTLTTEPMYKDPTTHQDVKVVKGDGNNGTSKDKWYQANAEGKPEAGKEVQAKDVKQVLTTNGTFGLRDSTGNTATAGLNQTVEVIGKDGVDAKVITVNKQGNTPEYKALQVSLKGNVDVAGDGNNGSSITLHGAKNTAGTTTTTAPQAKITVANGTNGVDGVSGDDTRTAGNGHNGMTRIEYQNGTGPKHEVATLDDGLIFKGDDGKAVTRKLNQTLTIKGDAKSADLATFTTGNIGVVKDPATDAHGLVIKLAKDLHGINSLQGDNNGSKITLGDNGKGITLSNGQSGTGDHDVQLHGVATGTAPTDAVNVKQLIDEINANATQLKNGDNTIVTGNGTKADPYRVNVQTGDVTVNSTTGKADGLPTGVTEDEAKKLQTALDNAEKAVANNRQALADVKAKLDTAEKGKNPETIKQAKADVTKAEQELSNAQNGLDTAQKAYQDKGLDKVATVQSVAKAINNSGFTLQANGTGGNLVKPGSTVNLTGNSTPAQGTTPAKNGNIVVNQTTDKQGNTTVHFDLNQHLDLSKPGKDGTKVYGSIDGLKDHLTAPNTNQPLQVQTKPADVKEHQAATVGDVLNAGWNVQNNGNQKGFIKAYDSVNFVNGAGTIAQVTEQENGKVNVTFNVGVDGKTTKIVAKDGDGKVVVKGNGTNGTQADKWYHPNDKGEPSGTALTPDQAKNVKQEIVSNSVSALQNGDHTQVTGTGSETDPYKVNVVTGSLSNGNNASPAGQTPAGKVVVDTKTLQTAVDNAKKALEAAKAKNPQDAKAVKEAEAKVAQAEKALQDADKQIATVGNVAKAINDSGFTLQTNGKGGELVKPGSTVNLTGQTTPAQGTTAKDGNIVVKQTVEDGQPTVHFDLNQHLDLSKPGQDGHKVYGSIDGLNNHFTEPSTQNIKSESVPSDIAPKAHQAATVSDVLNVGWNLQGNSTPVDFVKPFDTVNIIDGTGTTVVAKASDHGTESTIQINSLTQYVDDQGNPLVHHGDKYYPAGSIVGKDGKVYPQGTPMTDGEPNDSHAPVATPVTPAKVGIVSPNKQPIKLGNVATGTSDQDAVNVKQLRDTIKENATHIANGDSTVISGTGTQNDPFRVNVTTGDVTIGQDGKAQVPTNPTLQNALNKAEKTVNDNRQSLDMAKTALENAEKGKDTSAITAAKNKVAQAEKALNQAQHALDKAQKDYQDAGLGKVATVEGVAKAINQSGFNLEADGANKTLIHPGNTVNLTGKTEKAGKAENGNVIVSQTTDTTTGKTTVHFSLNKDLKDINSVQGSNGGSKITLGDKDHGITLSNGDNKPTQVHGVAAGTSPTDAVNKGQLDNAINHQAQSINANTPFEYKDTQGHKLEKVGDHFYQNEGNAPLVISKDGKVYPANTPLDAQGKPTNGAQPLTATDANNVVISAKGKAPQVVNNVKSTIASQVEKALADKHVTKPNANATAAEKAAYKQAVEKAAADVVNALTQQDTGLNTAATVGDLKTVATAGLNFEGNDSKVVHRNLGQTLQVTGDIDKAHLDHFESAQNNIRVVKNGDGLQVQLNQNLTNIHSLQGPQNGSKITLGGKNDGITLSNGDDKPTQVHGVAAGTKPTDAVNKSQLDQAKKALTDDLTNNVNKLNQTIADQTIQIGANGGKKHPVKLRDGLDFHGTKGETTVNVDGGKITVGLDKNFVNKVDNNTKTLENLKLNRGEGFQIQGDQGTAIQTKLESNYQVKVEGKNVNGHRNISVTSGSDKLEIALDKDVQVANSVTAGDSHGPHTTVSTDGVQVADKAGNTGINIQAGDKHNTIGFRQSNPKDIRTATGEIRGLATPTSSQLSHAANVDYVNKMVNQSYNNVNKRINNLQNTLKDMDKRHNAGVAGAIALGFLQRPNEGGRSIISAAIGGHLGQKALAIGYARNSDNNKMSFKVGVGLNTQKNVDYGASVGYQW, from the coding sequence ATGAACAAAATTTTTAAGGTTGTATTTTCTAAGAATTTACAACGATTCGTTGTTACCTCTGAATTAGCAAAAGGTCATACGAAAGCAAGCACAACTGATAAGACAATTAACTTAATTCGTCCTTTCACCTTTATTAAATCTTTACTTGCCCTATCAATTGGTGCCGCCCTCATGACACCAACGAGTGTATTTGCGGCAGATAAATCAGCAGCCGATCAATGTGTTCCGAGTCTTAATATAATTAATAATAAACTTCAACTAGGACAACTTCCTAAAGGATGTGAATTGCGTAAGGGATGGGTTGATTCTGTGGAAAAAACTTATTCATTAAAATATGGAAATGTGTATGCCAATAATATTGGATTACAACAATGGACTAATGATCCTGTCCACTTTCAGACTGTGAATTTATCTAATTTACCTAATAGTAGTCAGGCAGTACAAATTGGTATCTATGCTAATGCAGGTGAGCGTAGTACAGCTGTGGGGTGGGGAGCCACGGCAAATGATCAGAGTGGTGTTGCAGTTGGTTTACAAACTGTAGCCTCTGATATTCAGGCTGTTTCCGTTGGTTCCCGCACAATTGCAAGTGGTAATCAATCCACTGCATTAGGTAATGATACGGTAGCAGGAGGGTATTCATCTGTTGCATTAGGGTCAGATGATGTTGCTGTTCGTTTTAGAGATGAATTTTCTTTACAACGCATGATGGAGAACTTCGTTAACAAAGCGGGGCTTAAAACGCAATCGGATCAAGATTACTTTGAACAAATAGTAAAAAAATTAACAGTTAAAAAGAATGGTGCAAGTTTAGAATTAGGTACAGGTAGTGGAAGTGCATTTGAGAAACTTTCTCAATCAGATAAAGAATTTTTAGAAAAGTTAAAGTATGCAGGAAATATGTCATTAAGTAACTTTTTATCGAAATATTATTTATCAGTTGGGTTAGCAGATCCTAATTGCACTGGCAATAGTTGTAAACTTGAATGGACAAATCATGCTATTTATTCACCAACTTTTGCTGGAGGAATTGGGGCAGTAGCCATTGGACCAAGGGCTATTGCTGATGGAGAAGTAGCTACTACGGTTGGTACATTATCTTTTGCATTAGGAGATCATTCTTCTGCTTTTGGTTTTCGTTCTTTCGTGAGTAAAAAATCAATTGGGGGTACTGCTTTTGGTGAAGCTTCACATGTTTTTGGTATAAATGGAACTGCTGTTGGGCATCAAGCAGAGTCAACTAATGCCAATGCTTCCGCTTTTGGGAATGGTGCCCATGCAGTTGGTAACAGTTCTTTAGCACTGGGAGATAATGCTGCTGCTAATGCAGAAGTAAGCAATAAATCTAGTTTTACAGCAGCGGTAAAAGCACAACATAACGCTATGAAAATTAATAGTTCTGAGACTATTAGCCCTACGTTAAAAGATTTCGAATTTAAATATAAAGAAACTGGTACTCCATATTTAACAATGAAAACTGAAGACGGAAAAGAAACAGTAAATGTTAAGAAAACAGCGAAATTTGGAGATCATGCAATAAGTATCGGTCATCTTGTATTAGCGGATGGTGATCGATCAACTGTAATTGGTAACAGTGCTTATGTTGGTGGAAATGATTCTCTCGGTATCGGTACTGCAACTTACGTTGATGCTAATGCGGCTAATGCTGTTGCTGTGGGAACAGGCAGTTATGTTTCTCAAAAAGGTAGTGTGGCAATTGGTAATTTAGCAACTTCAAATAGTGAAAAAGGTATCGCACTAGGGGCAAGTGCTATTGCGAATAGCTTAAGTGGCGTTGCTCTAGGTTCTGCTTCGCATGCGGATCGTGTGAGCCTAGTTTCAAATGGTACTCAAGTAACTATTAATGAAAAACCAACTGTAAATGCTCATCAAGTTTACGCACCTGTAAGCACAAAAGCCGATGATCAATTTGGTCAAGCTATTATTAGTACAGTAAAAGGTAACCTTGGTGCAATTTCTGTCGGTAATGATACCGCAACTCGTCAAATCACCCACGTTGCCGCTGGTACCGCAGATGACGACGCAGTCAACGTCGCTCAACTTAAAGCTGTTGCTGCTCACACTGGTGGCGTAACCCGTTATCAAGGAGATATGGGAGATAGCGACAATAAAGTTTTAACTCGTACGTCAGAACAAACATTAGGAGTTAAAACAACTAAAGATTGGACTGGAAAAGATGGCGCTCACTATACTGGTGACAATTTAGAAACGTACACGACGGCTGATGGTATCCAAATTGGCATGAAAGATACTCCAACCTTCAAAACCATTACGTTAACTAATGGAAATAAAGGCGGAAATAACAGTGTAACCTTAACTCCAACCGAAAAAGGATTAAGTTTTGGTGACAAACAATTATCAGGCGTAACTAGCTCAGCCACTACCTTTACCCCACAAGGTTTAACAGGGGAGGGAGTAACTGATAAGAATGCTCCATTATTACAATTTAACAATCCTGCACCAAGTGATACTGTACAACACAGCGTTGCTACCGTTGGCGATTTAATGAATCTCGGCTGGATTGTAAGTGCAGGGAAAACTGATAGTAGTTCAACTTATAAAGACGTTGTAAAAAATGCCAACGAAGTCCACTTCGTCGGTAGTGATGGCATCATCGTAGATGGACAAACAAATAGTGATGGTGTCCGTGAAATCAAAATTACCCTAGATAAAGATACTTTAGCGAAAGATGATCGCTTCAAAGGACCAAAAGGTGATCGTGGAGAAACTGGCCCAGCAGGTCCAATGGGCCCACAAGGCATACCTGGTCCAGTTGGCCCGCAAGGTCCAGCAGGTAAACAAGGCAAAGAGGGGCCAGCAGGGCCTCGTGGCGCAACCGGTCCAAAAGGCGACCAAGGGGAAATGGGTCCACAAGGTAAACAGGGTGAACCTGGAGAACGAGGTCCAGTGGGTCCAATAGGACCACAGGGACCACGAGGAGAGCAAGGTTTACAAGGCCCAGCAGGTCCAGAGGGTAAAACTGGACCGCAGGGACCAGCCGGTGAACGCGGTCCAGTTGGTCCGCAAGGTGAACGTGGTCCTAAAGGTGATACCGGTCCTAAAGGCGAACAAGGCCCAATTGGTCCAGAAGGTCCTCAGGGTAAACAGGGTGACATAGGTCCACAGGGCCCAGAGGGCAAACCAGGTAAACAAGGTCCGGTTGGTCCTAAAGGTGCTCCAGGAGAACGAGGACCAGCTGGTGAACGTGGTCCTAAAGGTGATACCGGTCCAGTTGGTCCTAAAGGTGATCGTGGTCCGGTTGGTCCGCAAGGTCCAGCAGGAAAAGATGGTGCACAAGGACCAAAAGGCGAACGTGGCGAAACAGGTCCTCAAGGTCCAGTTGGCCCAGTAGGTCCAATGGGACCTAAGGGAGAAACTGGTGCTACTGGTCCACAGGGACCTCGTGGGGAAACCGGTGCACAAGGTCAAAAAGGCGATCGTGGAGAAATAGGTCCACAGGGTCCAGCAGGTAAACCAGGGGAACGTGGTCCAGTTGGTCCGCAAGGTCCAGCAGGAAAAGACGGTGCACAAGGACCAAGAGGCGAACGTGGTGAAACAGGTCCTCAAGGTCCAGTAGGTCCAATGGGAGCGAAAGGCGAAACTGGTGCTACAGGTCCACAAGGTCCAAAAGGTGATCGTGGAGAAATAGGTCCAGAAGGTCCTCAAGGTGAAAAAGGCGACACAGGACCACGCGGTCCAAAAGGTGACCGTGGGGAACAAGGCCCAGCAGGTGAAAAAGGACCTAAAGGTGACACTGGTCCGCGTGGACCAGCAGGTGAACGTGGTCCAGCAGGTCCAGTAGGTCCAAGAGGAGAACAAGGCCCAGCAGGTCCAGAGGGTAAAACTGGACCGCAAGGACCAGCAGGCGAACGCGGTCCAGTAGGTCCGCGTGGCGAAACCGGTCCACAAGGTCCGATTGGTCCTAAAGGCGAGCAAGGTCCAGCAGGAAAAGACGGTGCACAAGGACCAAGAGGCGAACGTGGTGAAACAGGTCTTCAAGGTCCAGTAGGTCCAATGGGACCGAAGGGAGAAACTGGTGCAACAGGTCCACAAGGTCCAAAAGGTGACCGCGGAGAACAAGGCCCAGCAGGTGAAAAAGGACCTAAAGGTGACACTGGTCCACGTGGACCAGCAGGTGAACGTGGTCCAGCAGGTCCAGTAGGTCCAAGAGGAGAACAAGGACCGGCAGGTCCTAAAGGTGAAACTGGACCACGTGGTCCGCAAGGTCCTGCGGGTAAAGACGGTAAAAATGGTAAGGACGGTAAAGATGGTTCTGGCTCAGTGAAATTGGGTGATAGCACAACTGTAAGCGGTACAGGTACCATTGCTGATCCGTATCGTATTAACGTGACAAGTGGTGATATTAAAGTTTATGACGGTAAAGACGCAAATAAACCACAAGGTAAACTTTATGTCGGCAACTTGCCTGCTGGCTCTACACCAGAAAAACAAAAAGAGTTAACGAATGCATTAAATCAAGCGAAAAAAGCGGTTCAAACTCAAGAAAATGAGTTGAAAACTGCACAAGAGGCTTTAAAAGCTAAACCAGATGATAGTGCTGCAAAAACAAAAGTTCAGGAATCTGAAAAAGCATTAACAACTGCTCAAGATAATCTTACGAAAGCACAAGAGAATTATCAAAATGCGGGCTTTGGTAAAGTAGCAACGGTGCAAAATGTCGTTGATGCGATTAACCAATCTGGCTTTAATCTTGAGGCAGAGGGGGCGCATACTGCATTAATTAATCCTGGACATACGGTGAACTTAACAGGTAAACCTACTACAAAAGTAGGTTCAACTGATAAGTCTGATGCGGGTAATATCGTTATTACTCAGTCAACAGAAAATGGTAAAACGACAGTTCATTTTGATCTAAATAAAAATTTAGATTTGAGTAAAACTGTAAACGGTAAGACTGAACAAGGTTCTATTGGTGGTTTAGCGGATCATTTACCGACACCAGCGAATACTACTAAGTCTGAAAATGCACCAACTGTTGATGAAACAAAAGGTCACCAAGCAGCAACGATTAATGATGTATTGAACGCAGGTTGGAATTTACAAAATAATACAACCCCGATCGATTTCGTTAAACCGTATGACACAGTGAACTTTGCAAATGGTAATGGTACACAAATAACCGTAACTGCAGATAGTGCGCATAAAGTTAATACGGTTAAAGTGGATATCAATGTAGATGGTAAAACCTTAACCACCGAACCGATGTATAAAGATCCAACTACACATCAAGATGTGAAGGTAGTGAAAGGTGATGGTAATAATGGAACATCAAAAGATAAATGGTATCAAGCAAATGCGGAAGGTAAACCTGAAGCAGGTAAAGAGGTACAAGCTAAAGATGTGAAACAAGTCCTTACCACAAATGGTACCTTTGGTTTAAGGGATAGCACTGGTAATACAGCAACAGCTGGCTTAAATCAAACGGTTGAAGTTATCGGTAAAGATGGTGTCGATGCGAAAGTTATCACAGTGAATAAACAAGGTAATACGCCAGAATATAAAGCACTCCAAGTTTCTTTAAAAGGTAACGTGGATGTAGCGGGTGACGGTAATAACGGCAGCAGCATTACATTACATGGTGCGAAAAATACTGCGGGTACAACCACGACAACTGCACCACAAGCGAAAATTACAGTTGCGAATGGTACCAACGGCGTTGATGGCGTGAGTGGTGATGACACACGCACTGCGGGTAACGGTCATAATGGTATGACACGTATTGAATACCAAAATGGTACTGGACCAAAACATGAAGTGGCTACACTTGATGATGGTTTAATTTTCAAAGGTGATGATGGCAAAGCGGTTACTCGTAAATTAAATCAAACCTTGACTATCAAAGGTGATGCGAAATCTGCTGATTTAGCAACATTTACGACTGGAAATATTGGCGTAGTTAAAGATCCAGCTACCGATGCTCATGGCTTAGTAATTAAGCTTGCGAAAGATCTACACGGTATTAATAGCCTACAAGGTGATAATAACGGTAGCAAAATTACCTTGGGTGATAATGGTAAAGGCATTACATTGAGCAACGGTCAATCAGGCACTGGCGATCATGACGTTCAATTACATGGCGTTGCGACAGGTACTGCACCAACAGATGCAGTAAATGTAAAACAATTAATTGATGAAATTAATGCAAATGCTACCCAACTTAAAAATGGGGACAATACCATTGTTACAGGTAATGGAACCAAAGCGGATCCTTATCGTGTCAATGTACAAACTGGAGATGTAACAGTAAATAGCACCACGGGTAAAGCTGATGGCTTGCCAACGGGTGTGACTGAAGATGAGGCGAAAAAACTACAAACTGCATTGGATAATGCAGAAAAAGCTGTAGCGAATAATCGTCAAGCATTGGCTGATGTAAAAGCTAAGTTAGATACGGCTGAAAAAGGAAAAAATCCAGAAACTATTAAACAAGCTAAAGCAGATGTAACCAAAGCTGAACAAGAGTTATCTAATGCTCAAAACGGATTGGATACAGCCCAAAAAGCTTATCAAGACAAAGGCTTAGATAAAGTTGCAACAGTACAAAGCGTCGCTAAAGCGATTAATAATTCTGGCTTTACACTCCAAGCGAATGGTACTGGCGGTAATTTAGTGAAACCGGGTAGCACTGTAAACTTAACAGGCAATAGTACACCTGCACAAGGAACAACCCCGGCTAAAAACGGTAATATTGTAGTTAACCAAACAACGGATAAACAAGGTAATACCACTGTTCACTTTGATTTAAATCAACACCTTGATTTAAGCAAACCAGGAAAAGATGGCACTAAAGTTTATGGTTCTATTGATGGATTAAAAGATCATTTAACAGCACCAAATACAAACCAACCATTACAGGTTCAAACTAAACCTGCTGATGTAAAAGAACATCAAGCTGCGACAGTAGGTGATGTTCTCAATGCAGGGTGGAATGTACAAAATAATGGTAATCAAAAAGGTTTTATCAAAGCTTATGATAGTGTTAATTTTGTAAATGGTGCAGGCACTATCGCCCAAGTAACGGAACAAGAAAATGGTAAAGTAAATGTTACCTTTAATGTTGGAGTTGACGGTAAAACTACAAAAATTGTAGCGAAAGATGGTGATGGTAAAGTTGTTGTTAAAGGCAATGGTACTAACGGTACTCAAGCTGATAAATGGTATCATCCAAATGATAAGGGCGAACCATCAGGAACTGCATTAACACCAGATCAAGCTAAAAATGTAAAACAAGAAATCGTGTCTAATAGCGTTTCTGCTTTACAAAATGGCGATCATACCCAGGTTACAGGTACAGGTAGCGAAACTGATCCGTACAAAGTAAATGTGGTAACAGGTAGTTTAAGCAATGGTAATAACGCATCACCAGCGGGACAAACTCCAGCAGGTAAAGTTGTAGTAGATACCAAAACGTTACAAACTGCGGTAGATAATGCGAAGAAAGCCTTGGAAGCAGCTAAAGCGAAAAATCCACAGGATGCTAAAGCCGTGAAAGAAGCGGAAGCAAAAGTTGCGCAAGCAGAAAAAGCATTGCAAGATGCGGATAAGCAAATTGCCACTGTTGGTAATGTAGCAAAAGCAATCAATGATTCAGGCTTTACGCTACAAACTAACGGTAAAGGTGGAGAATTAGTGAAACCGGGTAGCACTGTAAACTTAACAGGTCAAACAACACCTGCTCAAGGTACAACTGCGAAAGACGGTAACATTGTGGTTAAACAAACAGTAGAGGATGGTCAACCAACTGTCCACTTTGATTTAAATCAACACCTTGATTTAAGCAAACCAGGGCAAGATGGTCATAAAGTTTATGGTTCTATTGATGGATTAAATAATCACTTCACAGAACCGTCAACACAAAATATCAAGTCGGAAAGTGTACCGAGTGATATTGCACCGAAAGCGCACCAAGCAGCAACGGTGAGTGATGTATTGAATGTGGGCTGGAATTTACAAGGTAATTCTACGCCAGTGGACTTTGTGAAACCGTTTGATACCGTTAATATTATTGATGGTACAGGAACAACTGTAGTTGCAAAAGCAAGTGATCATGGAACAGAAAGTACAATCCAGATCAATAGTTTGACTCAATATGTTGATGATCAGGGTAATCCGCTTGTACACCATGGTGATAAGTACTATCCAGCAGGATCGATTGTGGGCAAAGATGGAAAAGTGTATCCGCAAGGCACACCAATGACAGATGGCGAACCAAACGATTCTCATGCACCAGTTGCAACCCCTGTGACACCAGCGAAAGTTGGTATTGTTAGCCCAAATAAACAGCCGATTAAATTAGGCAATGTGGCAACAGGCACGAGCGATCAGGATGCGGTGAACGTTAAACAATTACGTGACACCATAAAAGAAAATGCAACGCATATTGCTAATGGAGATAGTACAGTTATCAGCGGTACTGGCACACAAAACGATCCGTTCCGTGTGAATGTTACGACAGGCGATGTGACAATTGGGCAAGATGGCAAGGCACAGGTACCAACTAACCCAACATTGCAAAATGCTTTAAACAAAGCTGAAAAAACTGTTAATGATAATCGCCAATCTTTAGATATGGCAAAAACAGCATTAGAAAATGCAGAAAAAGGTAAAGATACATCAGCAATTACAGCAGCGAAAAATAAAGTTGCCCAAGCTGAAAAAGCATTAAATCAAGCCCAACATGCATTGGATAAAGCCCAAAAAGATTATCAAGACGCAGGTTTAGGTAAAGTTGCAACAGTGGAAGGTGTAGCGAAAGCAATTAACCAATCTGGTTTTAACCTTGAAGCGGATGGAGCGAATAAGACACTTATTCATCCAGGAAATACCGTGAACTTAACGGGTAAAACAGAAAAAGCAGGTAAAGCTGAAAATGGCAATGTTATCGTAAGCCAAACAACTGATACAACAACGGGTAAAACAACCGTCCACTTTAGCTTAAATAAAGATCTTAAAGACATTAACAGTGTTCAAGGATCAAATGGCGGAAGTAAGATCACCCTTGGTGATAAAGATCACGGTATTACATTAAGTAATGGTGATAATAAACCTACCCAAGTTCATGGCGTAGCAGCGGGGACTAGCCCAACTGACGCAGTGAATAAAGGACAGTTAGACAATGCGATTAACCACCAAGCGCAAAGTATTAATGCGAATACACCGTTTGAATATAAAGATACACAAGGACATAAACTTGAAAAAGTAGGCGATCATTTCTATCAAAATGAGGGCAATGCTCCATTAGTGATCAGTAAAGACGGTAAAGTATATCCAGCAAATACACCGCTTGACGCACAAGGTAAACCGACAAATGGTGCACAACCATTAACGGCGACTGATGCAAATAACGTGGTAATCAGTGCAAAAGGAAAAGCACCGCAAGTGGTAAATAATGTGAAATCAACCATTGCATCTCAAGTAGAGAAAGCATTGGCAGATAAACACGTTACTAAACCAAATGCGAATGCAACCGCTGCTGAAAAAGCCGCTTATAAGCAAGCAGTTGAAAAAGCGGCTGCGGATGTAGTGAATGCATTAACGCAACAAGATACAGGCTTAAATACCGCTGCAACCGTGGGTGATTTAAAAACAGTCGCAACAGCAGGTCTAAATTTTGAAGGTAATGACAGCAAAGTTGTACACCGCAACTTAGGTCAAACTCTTCAAGTGACAGGCGATATTGATAAAGCTCATCTTGATCATTTTGAAAGTGCGCAAAACAATATTCGTGTTGTGAAAAATGGTGACGGCTTACAAGTACAGTTAAATCAAAACTTAACGAACATTCATAGCCTTCAAGGACCACAAAATGGCAGCAAAATTACGCTTGGCGGTAAGAATGACGGTATTACATTAAGTAATGGCGATGACAAACCTACTCAAGTTCATGGCGTAGCAGCAGGGACAAAACCAACGGATGCCGTGAATAAGAGCCAGTTAGATCAAGCGAAAAAAGCATTAACGGACGATTTAACTAACAATGTGAACAAGCTTAATCAAACCATTGCGGATCAAACAATCCAAATTGGTGCGAATGGCGGTAAAAAACATCCAGTTAAACTTCGTGATGGCTTAGATTTCCATGGCACTAAAGGTGAAACAACAGTAAATGTTGATGGTGGCAAAATTACGGTTGGGTTAGATAAAAACTTTGTAAATAAAGTAGATAACAACACGAAAACGTTGGAAAATCTTAAACTTAATCGTGGTGAAGGCTTCCAAATCCAAGGTGACCAAGGTACAGCGATTCAAACAAAACTTGAATCAAACTACCAAGTAAAAGTGGAAGGTAAAAACGTAAACGGTCATCGCAATATTTCAGTTACCTCTGGTAGCGATAAATTAGAAATTGCGTTGGATAAAGATGTCCAAGTTGCAAATAGTGTGACAGCGGGCGATAGCCATGGACCACATACTACTGTCAGTACTGATGGCGTACAGGTTGCAGACAAAGCGGGTAATACAGGTATTAACATCCAAGCGGGTGATAAACACAATACTATCGGCTTTAGACAAAGTAATCCAAAAGATATTCGTACTGCGACAGGTGAAATCCGAGGTTTAGCGACCCCAACCAGCTCACAATTATCGCATGCAGCGAATGTGGATTATGTCAACAAGATGGTTAACCAAAGTTATAACAATGTGAACAAACGCATTAATAACTTACAAAACACCTTAAAAGACATGGATAAACGCCACAATGCAGGCGTTGCGGGTGCTATTGCGCTTGGCTTCTTACAACGTCCAAATGAAGGCGGAAGAAGTATTATCTCTGCTGCAATTGGCGGACACTTAGGACAAAAAGCGTTAGCTATCGGTTACGCACGTAATTCCGATAATAACAAAATGTCCTTCAAAGTCGGTGTTGGGTTAAATACTCAGAAAAATGTCGACTACGGTGCAAGTGTCGGATACCAATGGTAA